A genome region from Blautia coccoides includes the following:
- a CDS encoding serine hydrolase, which produces MNTKEHEVMKMRGSADVSYLGQSVDSMIWEFMKEKGIPGLTLAIVQAPYIPRVVGYGLSDRGERRLASANTMWPTGPISQAFAAVAVMQLFEDGKLRLEDRLGDHIPEVPEEWYGIEILQLLRHGSGIPDYLYEGFDIYREWEFREILELIDKEKLHFVPGTDVEWSASNFLMLTEIVERISGESYHDFVTERQIQFLGLGRTGFAEDLKKLQYEEVSLTGNIHQLFKNNGKYIDPTEPAVSYDRENRRIKPAVSSALRGVGDIWASAQDISFWDIGLAGGVLIHEAKDRKLIYAPWNLPDGREVPGVAGWQFYKHRGLMDIKGSVPGYSSFLSRFTHSDELVCVTLLANKEGIDFTNLARRIAGAFGDLLSTNYDDNNLYLFEGQFPVEDMVRRLEDILREKKIPVFAKFDHAKNAKEAGLTLRPTTVVVFGAPKVGTELMQEDQSISLELPLRISIWEDETGSTWLAFPRMGRLAERYGLGQHPVTGKMQALLEELVRKAGSIYS; this is translated from the coding sequence ATGAATACAAAAGAACATGAAGTCATGAAAATGAGAGGCAGTGCAGATGTATCATATCTTGGTCAGAGTGTGGATTCGATGATATGGGAATTTATGAAGGAAAAAGGAATACCCGGCCTTACCTTGGCGATCGTTCAGGCACCGTATATTCCAAGAGTTGTGGGTTATGGATTATCTGATCGGGGTGAGAGAAGGCTGGCCTCTGCCAATACCATGTGGCCGACCGGCCCTATTTCCCAGGCATTTGCTGCAGTGGCGGTTATGCAGTTGTTTGAGGACGGAAAATTGAGGTTGGAGGACAGGCTGGGCGATCACATCCCCGAAGTTCCGGAAGAATGGTACGGCATTGAAATCCTGCAGCTTCTCCGCCATGGATCAGGGATACCGGATTATCTGTATGAAGGCTTTGATATTTACAGAGAATGGGAATTCAGAGAAATCCTTGAACTGATAGATAAAGAGAAGCTTCATTTTGTTCCGGGAACAGATGTGGAATGGAGCGCGTCCAATTTTTTGATGCTGACAGAGATTGTAGAACGCATAAGCGGGGAATCGTATCATGATTTTGTAACCGAGAGACAGATCCAGTTTCTTGGACTTGGGAGAACCGGGTTTGCTGAGGATTTGAAAAAGCTCCAGTACGAGGAGGTATCTCTGACTGGGAATATCCATCAGCTTTTTAAAAATAACGGCAAATACATAGACCCTACAGAACCCGCGGTAAGCTATGACAGGGAGAACCGGAGAATAAAACCGGCAGTATCCTCTGCACTCAGAGGAGTCGGCGACATCTGGGCATCCGCCCAGGACATTTCCTTCTGGGACATCGGACTGGCGGGCGGAGTGCTTATCCATGAAGCAAAAGACAGAAAACTTATCTATGCACCATGGAATCTGCCGGATGGAAGAGAAGTGCCGGGAGTGGCAGGATGGCAGTTTTATAAGCACAGAGGGTTGATGGACATCAAGGGGTCTGTTCCCGGTTATTCCTCTTTCCTTAGCAGGTTCACCCATTCAGATGAGCTGGTATGTGTCACACTGCTTGCAAATAAAGAGGGAATAGATTTTACTAATCTGGCAAGAAGGATCGCAGGCGCTTTTGGAGATCTGCTGTCTACCAATTACGATGACAATAACTTGTATCTCTTTGAAGGGCAGTTTCCGGTGGAGGATATGGTCAGAAGGCTGGAAGATATTTTGAGAGAGAAGAAGATTCCGGTATTTGCCAAATTTGACCATGCAAAAAATGCAAAGGAGGCAGGCCTGACTCTGCGGCCCACAACGGTGGTTGTATTTGGAGCTCCAAAAGTAGGAACTGAGCTGATGCAGGAAGACCAGAGTATTTCCCTGGAGCTTCCGCTGAGGATTTCCATTTGGGAAGATGAAACGGGCAGTACGTGGCTGGCATTTCCCAGAATGGGGCGTTTGGCGGAAAGATACGGACTGGGACAACATCCCGTTACGGGAAAAATGCAGGCCCTTCTGGAAGAGCTTGTGAGAAAAGCCGGGAGTATATATTCCTAG
- a CDS encoding YbjQ family protein produces MLIVTTDHIAGRNIEMLGLVKGSTIQTVHMGKDIMNGFKTLVGGELSSYNEMMNGARALATKRMVEDAQAMGADAIVCMRYSSASVAQAAAEVMAYGTAVKFI; encoded by the coding sequence ATGCTGATCGTCACAACAGATCACATAGCCGGAAGGAATATTGAAATGCTGGGTCTGGTAAAAGGCAGTACGATCCAGACCGTGCATATGGGCAAAGACATTATGAACGGCTTCAAAACACTGGTGGGCGGCGAACTGTCTTCATACAATGAAATGATGAATGGAGCCAGAGCCTTGGCTACCAAACGCATGGTGGAGGACGCACAGGCTATGGGGGCAGATGCCATTGTATGTATGCGCTACTCTTCCGCGTCTGTTGCCCAGGCCGCGGCCGAGGTTATGGCCTACGGAACGGCAGTAAAATTCATCTAA
- the dcuC gene encoding C4-dicarboxylate transporter DcuC, with product MLQILFTLILLAIVIYGIVKKINIATVLLFATIIGYLCLTIAGGTSVAGEESIGNRFLDIFEIINSSMVKAMTGNILTAMVMISYMDYMKELKATDMFATILAAPVQKWKSKYLVAAFTIPIGVLMGIAISGGSFITMTLLLGTIYPVLRALGCSKPTCATAILLHTVVLISPARAAYYNALSLMEMEASVPLWFVQIQLPVAAVMVIVMMILFVITSKYFDKKEGRTEEARDETLKLTTIRDIDAPVIYGILPLLPLILVVIFSELVVKSVVISVVAACILSWIISFIVNLIATRNLMDSLKRFNSIYKGMGTVMTTTGPILMFGTTFAGVISAVGGMSILIDSVSRVASGEVLLALVGLTGLVMVALTGTFNGNLALVFPIVKEIVASTGIGALGAAQGVMLTLTAGGGLCPVSGQNLFLAQQTDTDILVILKRGAIPIICGAAAQFLVSVLIFG from the coding sequence ATGCTGCAGATCTTGTTTACACTGATTCTTCTGGCAATTGTAATTTATGGCATTGTCAAAAAAATCAACATTGCAACTGTTTTGCTGTTTGCGACAATCATTGGATATCTCTGTCTGACTATTGCAGGGGGAACCAGTGTGGCGGGAGAGGAATCCATCGGAAACCGCTTTCTGGATATTTTTGAGATAATCAACAGTTCTATGGTAAAAGCCATGACCGGAAATATCCTGACAGCTATGGTTATGATTTCCTATATGGATTACATGAAAGAGCTGAAGGCTACGGATATGTTTGCCACTATATTAGCTGCACCAGTGCAGAAATGGAAATCCAAATACCTTGTTGCCGCCTTTACCATTCCAATCGGTGTGCTCATGGGAATTGCAATTTCTGGCGGTTCCTTTATTACAATGACCCTGCTGCTCGGAACGATCTATCCGGTATTAAGAGCGCTTGGATGCTCCAAACCCACATGTGCTACGGCCATTCTGCTGCATACCGTAGTCCTGATCAGCCCTGCCAGGGCAGCCTATTACAATGCATTGAGTCTCATGGAAATGGAAGCATCCGTTCCGCTTTGGTTTGTCCAGATCCAGCTTCCTGTGGCAGCTGTAATGGTCATTGTCATGATGATCTTATTTGTTATTACCAGTAAATATTTTGATAAAAAAGAAGGGCGGACTGAAGAGGCCAGGGATGAGACCTTGAAACTTACCACGATTCGGGATATCGATGCCCCGGTCATCTATGGGATCCTGCCTCTGCTGCCTTTGATATTAGTAGTTATCTTCAGTGAACTGGTAGTTAAATCTGTAGTCATCAGTGTTGTTGCAGCCTGTATCCTGTCCTGGATCATTTCTTTTATCGTTAACCTTATTGCTACACGTAATCTCATGGACAGTCTCAAAAGGTTTAATTCCATTTACAAAGGGATGGGCACTGTAATGACAACCACAGGTCCTATTCTGATGTTTGGAACCACCTTTGCAGGTGTTATCTCTGCCGTTGGAGGAATGTCGATCCTGATCGACAGTGTCTCCCGTGTCGCAAGCGGAGAAGTTCTTCTGGCACTGGTTGGCCTTACGGGACTGGTCATGGTAGCACTGACCGGTACCTTTAACGGCAATCTTGCACTGGTTTTTCCCATTGTAAAAGAGATTGTAGCCTCAACGGGAATCGGAGCGCTGGGGGCAGCACAGGGTGTTATGCTTACCCTGACAGCCGGCGGAGGTCTCTGCCCGGTATCCGGACAGAATCTGTTCCTGGCACAGCAGACAGATACGGACATCCTGGTTATTCTAAAACGTGGTGCTATTCCCATTATCTGCGGTGCTGCTGCACAATTCCTTGTAAGTGTTCTGATATTCGGTTAA
- a CDS encoding ABC transporter ATP-binding protein, which yields MSTILDCRGLTKRYGNKLALDHIDLSLGRGKIIGLLGPNGSGKTTLIKLLNGLLVPTEGEIFVDGKAPGVETKKVVSYLPERTYLNRWMKVSDLISYFCDFYEDFDRSRAYDMLQKLNINPNDRLSTMSKGTKEKVQLILVMSRRASLYCLDEPIAGVDPAARDYILSTIINNYDENATILISTHLISDVENILDDVIFIQNGHIRMQDSVDNIRLAKGVSVDSLFREVFKC from the coding sequence ATGAGTACGATTCTGGACTGCCGGGGCCTGACCAAAAGGTACGGCAATAAACTGGCGCTGGACCACATCGACTTGTCACTGGGCCGCGGTAAGATCATCGGTCTGCTTGGCCCCAACGGCAGCGGCAAGACCACCTTGATCAAACTGCTGAACGGCCTTCTGGTACCCACCGAAGGAGAAATCTTTGTCGACGGCAAAGCGCCTGGTGTAGAGACAAAAAAAGTTGTATCTTATCTGCCGGAACGCACCTATCTGAACCGCTGGATGAAGGTATCAGATTTGATTTCCTATTTCTGCGACTTTTATGAGGACTTCGACAGATCACGGGCCTATGACATGCTGCAGAAGCTGAATATCAACCCCAATGACCGTTTGTCCACCATGTCCAAGGGCACCAAGGAAAAAGTACAGCTTATCCTGGTCATGAGCCGCAGAGCAAGCCTGTACTGCCTGGATGAGCCGATTGCCGGTGTTGACCCGGCTGCAAGAGATTATATCCTTTCCACTATCATCAACAATTACGATGAGAATGCCACCATCCTCATTTCCACCCATTTGATCTCCGATGTGGAAAACATTCTGGATGATGTCATTTTTATCCAAAACGGTCATATCCGCATGCAGGACAGTGTGGACAATATCCGCCTGGCAAAAGGCGTTTCCGTAGACAGTCTGTTCCGGGAGGTGTTCAAATGTTAA
- the dcuC gene encoding C4-dicarboxylate transporter DcuC, translated as MFQIVFTLLLLAMIVYGIMKKINITTVLMFATVCGYIGLLLLQKEYAAGDTTSGSHFLDIFESIGNSMKNSMGGYILTSISMLSYVDYMNRIKATDMFAALLAAPVQKLKYKYLIAAFTIPIGVLMGIAISGSLITITLLLGTIYPVLRSLGCSKPTCATAILLHTIIAISPVRSAYYNALSLMNMDISVAMWFIRVQLPVGGIMVAVVMVLFILTSRYFDRKEGLNKEEKESLKIKTVRDIGVPVYYAILPLLPLILVVIFSELVVGTVIISVVGACVLSWCIAFTVQMLSTRSLSSCLKNFEAIYEGMGVVMTTSGPIVIFGTTFSGVLTALGGMSLFIDTVSKVASGYVLLGVVGVTGLLMVSITGTFNGNLALVFPVVRGIVQGTGINPLGAAQAAMFSLTSGAGICLVSGQNLFLAQQTDTNILVIIKRSLIPTIGGFIASFLASVILFG; from the coding sequence GTGTTTCAAATCGTATTTACATTGCTTCTGCTTGCCATGATCGTCTATGGAATTATGAAAAAGATCAACATCACTACTGTACTGATGTTTGCTACAGTATGTGGATATATAGGTCTTCTGCTGCTGCAGAAAGAATACGCTGCCGGTGATACTACAAGCGGCAGCCACTTTTTAGATATCTTTGAATCCATTGGGAATTCCATGAAAAATTCTATGGGCGGGTATATCCTCACATCCATATCCATGCTCTCCTACGTGGATTACATGAATCGTATCAAGGCTACGGATATGTTTGCCGCGCTCCTTGCAGCACCGGTACAAAAATTAAAGTATAAATATCTGATTGCAGCCTTCACGATCCCCATTGGCGTTTTGATGGGAATTGCAATTTCTGGCTCCCTGATCACCATCACGCTGCTGCTGGGCACGATTTATCCTGTGCTCCGCTCTCTGGGCTGTTCTAAACCCACCTGTGCCACTGCTATCCTGCTCCACACCATTATCGCCATAAGCCCTGTTCGTTCGGCTTATTATAATGCCCTGAGTCTGATGAATATGGATATCTCCGTGGCCATGTGGTTCATCCGTGTGCAGCTTCCTGTGGGGGGTATCATGGTTGCGGTGGTTATGGTACTGTTCATTCTTACAAGCCGGTACTTTGACCGGAAAGAAGGCCTGAATAAAGAAGAGAAGGAAAGTCTGAAGATTAAAACAGTCAGAGATATCGGTGTTCCGGTATACTATGCAATACTGCCCCTGCTTCCCCTTATACTTGTAGTGATCTTCAGCGAATTAGTGGTCGGAACTGTAATTATCAGTGTTGTCGGAGCCTGTGTACTGTCATGGTGTATTGCTTTTACAGTTCAGATGCTAAGCACACGCAGTCTTTCCTCCTGCCTGAAGAATTTTGAGGCAATTTACGAAGGTATGGGGGTTGTGATGACCACTTCAGGACCCATCGTAATTTTCGGTACAACATTTTCAGGCGTTCTCACTGCACTCGGCGGAATGTCCCTCTTCATTGATACTGTATCCAAAGTTGCCAGCGGCTATGTCCTTCTGGGTGTTGTGGGTGTCACAGGGCTGCTCATGGTATCTATAACAGGAACATTTAACGGCAATCTGGCGCTGGTCTTTCCAGTAGTCAGAGGTATCGTGCAGGGAACAGGTATCAATCCCCTGGGAGCAGCCCAGGCGGCCATGTTCTCGCTTACTTCCGGGGCAGGTATCTGCCTGGTATCAGGCCAGAATCTGTTTTTGGCCCAACAGACAGATACAAATATACTTGTCATTATTAAAAGAAGTCTGATTCCCACTATAGGAGGCTTCATTGCAAGTTTTCTTGCAAGTGTTATACTCTTTGGATAG
- a CDS encoding BclA C-terminal domain-containing protein, protein MSDNYKYEKNEIAAAERRSDMYAAGCQNTRCCPVCQETRCCPGPAGPIGPMGPTGATGPMGPVGLRGNTGATGATGATGATGLRGATGATGATGLRGDTGPTGAAGMSPVVTVAGTVTGDPGTQASVDETFTPSGAQLLFTIPAGPTGASGPTGAAGAAGATGPTGATGVTGPAGATGAMGATGPTGAAGNNGTTGATGPTGPTGVTGPIGATGPTGANGNTGATGPVGNTGANGITGPTGATGAAGAIGPTGPTGAIGATGEAGPIGPTGPTGADGVTGPTGATGATGADGVTGPTGAIGPTGATGEAGPIGATGPTGATGEAGATGATGPTGADGATGPTGATGATGPIGIRGETGPIGETGPTGATGTSLTANSMNAVNATGDTITVVLGGTVIPLPDYQELDGFTTNATNAVFTVPFSGTYMISYRVSTTAALLMSSRVLRNGNELGGSTFSPAVSVSTFTATTFAALDAGDRIQLQLFGLIGAAVLQLGNGANLTIIRLS, encoded by the coding sequence ATGAGTGATAATTATAAATATGAAAAAAATGAAATTGCTGCGGCAGAGAGACGCAGTGACATGTATGCGGCAGGCTGCCAGAACACCAGATGTTGTCCGGTCTGCCAGGAAACCAGATGCTGTCCCGGGCCGGCCGGCCCAATTGGACCAATGGGACCCACGGGAGCTACCGGCCCTATGGGACCGGTGGGATTAAGGGGAAATACCGGAGCCACGGGAGCCACCGGAGCTACGGGAGCCACAGGCCTAAGGGGAGCCACCGGGGCTACGGGAGCCACAGGCCTAAGGGGAGATACCGGACCTACAGGTGCTGCTGGAATGTCGCCTGTAGTTACCGTTGCAGGAACTGTGACCGGTGACCCTGGTACACAGGCATCTGTGGATGAAACTTTTACACCCAGTGGCGCGCAGCTTTTGTTTACCATACCGGCCGGGCCGACTGGAGCATCTGGGCCGACAGGGGCCGCGGGTGCAGCCGGAGCCACCGGACCTACCGGAGCTACGGGAGTTACAGGCCCGGCAGGTGCCACGGGAGCCATGGGAGCCACCGGACCGACCGGAGCTGCCGGAAACAACGGAACAACCGGTGCAACGGGTCCCACTGGTCCAACAGGAGTTACTGGACCTATTGGGGCCACCGGACCTACCGGGGCTAATGGAAATACGGGGGCCACAGGACCTGTAGGAAATACGGGAGCCAATGGTATTACTGGCCCAACCGGAGCGACAGGTGCAGCCGGAGCCATAGGACCAACCGGCCCCACCGGAGCTATTGGAGCCACAGGAGAAGCTGGACCAATCGGCCCGACCGGCCCAACAGGAGCTGATGGAGTCACCGGCCCCACCGGAGCTACCGGAGCCACGGGAGCCGACGGAGTTACCGGCCCGACGGGAGCTATAGGGCCAACCGGAGCCACAGGAGAGGCGGGTCCAATAGGAGCGACCGGTCCAACAGGAGCCACGGGAGAAGCTGGAGCAACAGGAGCCACCGGACCAACCGGAGCCGATGGAGCCACCGGCCCAACGGGAGCTACCGGAGCCACCGGCCCAATTGGCATCAGGGGAGAGACCGGACCAATAGGAGAAACCGGACCCACCGGAGCAACGGGCACTTCACTTACGGCAAACAGTATGAATGCTGTCAATGCCACTGGTGATACCATTACGGTGGTCCTGGGCGGAACGGTTATACCTCTGCCTGATTATCAGGAACTAGATGGTTTTACAACCAATGCCACAAATGCTGTTTTTACCGTACCTTTTTCAGGAACTTATATGATTTCCTACAGGGTTTCCACCACAGCGGCGCTGCTCATGTCCTCCCGCGTACTGAGGAACGGAAATGAATTAGGAGGGTCCACTTTTTCACCGGCTGTATCGGTCAGCACTTTTACGGCAACTACATTTGCTGCCCTTGACGCTGGTGACAGAATTCAGCTCCAACTGTTCGGATTGATCGGGGCAGCTGTACTGCAGCTTGGGAATGGAGCCAATCTTACGATTATCAGGCTTTCCTGA
- a CDS encoding amidohydrolase encodes MLNIKEIKCLVENHRTELIRAADRIWDFAEERFTEFQSSKLQMDVLKSHGFTVTTPCAALPTAFQAQYGNGHPVIGLLGEYDALPGLFWPADSTSSAPAKCQTDVQKCGHGCGHNLLGIGALGAALAAKDYMEKKQLKGTIIYYGCPAEENAAGKALMIDAGFFSGTDICLSWHPNYKTGIFNNSLANCRVSYCFHGTSAHAAQSPHMGRSALDACELMSVGVNYLREHMIDEARIHFAYLNAGGTAPNIIPAEAEVFYAIRAPRTDQAEELKERVNNIARGAALMTETTLEIDEKCIYESFLPNQVLDSLVLKYLNCFTPLSYSKEEKAYAARFVPYGDLPNAQESIDASPDLSLYRKTSISTDAGNVSQRIPSSAFMVNCYANGSPLHHWSVTAQGKSSLAHKGMQAAAGILAAAACEIFLTPSIAEQAQKEFIESQKKKRADL; translated from the coding sequence ATGCTGAACATAAAAGAAATAAAATGTCTTGTAGAAAATCACAGAACTGAACTTATCCGGGCTGCTGACCGCATCTGGGATTTTGCTGAGGAACGCTTTACAGAATTTCAATCAAGCAAACTACAGATGGATGTGCTGAAAAGCCATGGATTCACGGTCACAACTCCCTGTGCAGCCCTGCCCACTGCCTTTCAGGCTCAATATGGGAACGGACATCCCGTCATCGGTTTGCTGGGTGAATACGATGCTCTCCCCGGCCTTTTCTGGCCGGCTGACAGCACAAGTTCCGCCCCCGCCAAATGCCAGACAGATGTCCAAAAATGCGGCCACGGATGCGGTCATAATCTATTGGGTATAGGAGCACTAGGTGCTGCTCTGGCCGCAAAAGACTATATGGAGAAGAAACAACTCAAAGGGACCATCATTTATTATGGCTGTCCGGCTGAGGAAAACGCTGCGGGCAAGGCTCTTATGATAGATGCCGGTTTCTTTAGCGGAACAGATATCTGCCTTTCCTGGCATCCTAACTACAAAACAGGGATTTTTAACAATTCCCTTGCCAACTGCCGTGTCTCTTACTGTTTTCACGGGACAAGCGCTCACGCTGCCCAGTCGCCCCATATGGGAAGAAGTGCTCTGGATGCCTGCGAACTGATGAGCGTAGGAGTCAACTATCTCCGTGAACATATGATAGATGAAGCCCGTATCCACTTTGCCTACCTAAATGCCGGAGGAACCGCGCCAAACATCATCCCGGCAGAAGCCGAAGTTTTTTACGCAATACGCGCTCCCCGCACTGACCAGGCGGAAGAATTGAAAGAACGAGTAAACAATATTGCGAGAGGCGCTGCCCTTATGACTGAGACCACCCTGGAAATTGATGAAAAATGCATCTATGAAAGTTTTCTCCCCAATCAGGTGCTGGACAGTTTGGTGCTGAAATATCTGAACTGCTTTACTCCTCTTTCTTATTCCAAAGAAGAAAAGGCCTATGCGGCACGCTTTGTCCCATATGGTGATTTACCAAATGCGCAGGAATCCATTGATGCCTCTCCTGATCTTTCTCTTTACAGAAAAACAAGCATATCTACAGATGCGGGAAATGTCAGCCAGAGAATCCCCTCCTCCGCATTCATGGTAAACTGTTATGCCAACGGCTCTCCTCTCCACCACTGGAGCGTCACCGCGCAGGGCAAATCTTCTCTAGCCCACAAAGGGATGCAGGCGGCTGCCGGTATTCTTGCGGCGGCTGCCTGTGAAATTTTCCTGACTCCATCTATTGCAGAGCAGGCCCAAAAGGAGTTCATTGAATCTCAGAAAAAAAAGCGGGCTGACCTATGA
- a CDS encoding GntR family transcriptional regulator → MSWKLNPDRPVYMQLIERITTDIIAGIYPPGSKLPSVRDLAQTAGVNPNTMQKALSEMERTNLVYSQRTSGRFITEDLNMIDNLKTELASEQIKEFLDKMQKIGLSKEDIIGLIKKVSEEEKK, encoded by the coding sequence ATGTCGTGGAAACTTAATCCCGATCGGCCTGTCTATATGCAGCTGATTGAGCGTATCACAACAGATATCATCGCTGGTATCTATCCGCCGGGAAGCAAACTGCCGTCAGTACGGGATCTAGCACAGACAGCAGGCGTCAATCCCAATACAATGCAGAAAGCTCTTTCAGAGATGGAGCGGACCAATCTGGTCTACAGCCAGAGAACCAGCGGAAGATTCATTACGGAGGACCTGAATATGATCGATAACCTGAAAACGGAACTGGCATCTGAACAGATCAAAGAGTTCCTGGATAAAATGCAAAAAATAGGCCTGTCAAAAGAAGACATCATAGGGCTGATCAAAAAAGTTAGCGAGGAGGAGAAAAAATGA
- a CDS encoding tetratricopeptide repeat-containing glycosyltransferase family 2 protein, translated as MVSISLCMIVKDEEAVLGRCLSGMKDLVDEIIIVDTGSEDRTREIARQYTDRIYFFEWIDDFSAARNFSFLKASMDYCMWMDADDVMSEKDREAFLELKRGLTLHTDVVMMRYHTAFDKNGNPTFWYYRERLIRNGCGYVWQGAVHEVITPSGNIVYSEVAVSHKKLGAGDPDRNLAIYKKMLSEGKVLNARELYYYARELYYHETYGEASKALESFLERQDAWVENKIEACQIMAKCYEKMGEGSASLQALFRSLEYDVPRAEICCEIGRYFMEKEQYETAVFWYENALKCKLDLKKGGFVLPDCYQYIPSLQLCVCCDKLGRYSEAEAYNEIAGQCKPESSAYLYNKEYFCRKKLLS; from the coding sequence ATGGTATCTATAAGCTTGTGTATGATCGTGAAGGATGAAGAGGCTGTTTTAGGGCGTTGTTTGTCAGGAATGAAGGATTTGGTTGATGAGATCATCATTGTGGACACAGGGTCAGAGGACAGAACCAGGGAGATTGCCCGACAATATACCGATAGGATTTATTTTTTTGAATGGATAGATGATTTTTCGGCTGCCAGAAATTTTTCTTTTTTAAAGGCATCTATGGATTACTGCATGTGGATGGACGCGGATGATGTGATGTCTGAGAAGGACAGGGAGGCGTTTCTGGAACTGAAACGAGGGTTGACTCTCCATACAGACGTTGTGATGATGAGGTATCACACAGCATTTGATAAAAACGGAAATCCGACTTTCTGGTATTATAGGGAGCGCCTGATACGGAACGGATGTGGGTATGTATGGCAGGGCGCAGTGCACGAGGTGATAACGCCCAGCGGCAACATTGTATATTCAGAGGTAGCTGTATCCCATAAAAAGCTGGGGGCAGGTGATCCGGATAGAAATCTTGCTATTTATAAAAAGATGCTGTCTGAAGGAAAAGTTCTGAATGCCCGTGAACTTTATTATTATGCCCGTGAGCTTTATTATCATGAGACTTACGGGGAGGCGTCAAAAGCGCTGGAGAGTTTTCTGGAACGCCAGGATGCCTGGGTGGAAAATAAAATAGAGGCATGTCAGATCATGGCCAAATGTTACGAGAAAATGGGAGAGGGTTCTGCGTCTCTGCAGGCGCTTTTCAGAAGTCTGGAATATGATGTGCCAAGAGCGGAAATCTGCTGTGAGATAGGAAGATATTTCATGGAAAAGGAACAGTATGAGACGGCTGTTTTCTGGTATGAAAATGCGTTAAAATGCAAATTGGATCTGAAAAAAGGAGGTTTTGTCCTTCCTGACTGTTATCAATACATTCCCTCGCTGCAGCTCTGTGTATGCTGCGATAAATTGGGGAGATATTCAGAGGCAGAAGCGTATAACGAGATTGCGGGACAATGCAAACCGGAATCCTCCGCTTATTTGTATAATAAGGAATATTTTTGCCGAAAAAAATTATTATCATAA
- a CDS encoding nitroreductase family protein, whose product MNLYEAIFSRKSVRNYEMEPVKAALLNEIREYYSQIEGLNPGIHTEISIIDNTKGQNKRIHLLGVRAPYYIAFYSEEKDRAMMNAGYIMEQLALFMCAKGLGTCFLSGVKPKAGNPHKGNLKFVILMAFGYSRGSHTRKAVEAKRMDLQDLCVYKEVPRQWMKQLLDSARLAPSSMNSQPWRFVVYDNRIHVFAKKHNMNHLGRYEEFNFGIMFSHLMIVAEELWLDVDLIRLEDITHKNFPNSQYILSAILRT is encoded by the coding sequence ATGAACTTATACGAAGCGATATTTTCAAGGAAATCAGTCCGAAATTATGAAATGGAACCGGTAAAGGCTGCCCTGCTTAACGAGATCAGAGAGTATTACAGCCAGATTGAAGGGTTGAATCCCGGTATCCATACGGAGATTTCTATTATAGATAATACTAAGGGACAAAATAAAAGAATACATCTGCTGGGGGTAAGGGCGCCTTATTATATTGCCTTTTACTCTGAAGAGAAGGACCGCGCTATGATGAATGCCGGTTATATTATGGAGCAGCTTGCGCTCTTTATGTGTGCAAAAGGCCTGGGAACTTGTTTTTTGAGCGGTGTAAAGCCAAAGGCAGGGAATCCGCACAAGGGGAATCTGAAATTCGTGATCCTGATGGCTTTTGGATACAGCAGAGGCAGCCATACCAGAAAAGCAGTGGAGGCGAAGCGCATGGATCTGCAGGACCTTTGTGTGTACAAGGAAGTTCCGAGACAGTGGATGAAGCAGCTTCTTGATTCCGCGCGCCTGGCTCCTTCCAGTATGAACAGCCAGCCGTGGCGCTTTGTGGTCTATGATAACAGAATTCACGTGTTTGCCAAGAAGCATAATATGAACCATCTGGGCAGATATGAGGAGTTTAATTTTGGTATCATGTTTTCTCACCTTATGATCGTGGCTGAAGAATTATGGCTGGATGTGGATTTGATCCGGCTCGAGGACATCACACATAAGAATTTCCCCAACAGCCAGTATATATTGAGTGCAATCTTAAGGACGTGA